Below is a window of Rhodopseudomonas sp. P2A-2r DNA.
ATGTCATTCCGGGGCGGACGACAGCGGCGAAGCCGTCTGGCGGGCGAACCCGGAATCCCGAAATGGCGTTTGCGGAAAAGGGCGCTGAACATTTCGGGATTCCGGGTTCGCTCGCGGCTGGCGCCGCTCGCGCCCCGGAATGACAGTGTTAGGCTGGTTCGCGCGCAGCTCACGCTGCGCGCGAACCGGGATGACGGCCTGCGGCCGTCAGTCCTCAAACTCGATGTGCTTGTCGAAGACGATGTTGCCCTTGTCGTTCTTCACGATGTTGTAGCCGTGCAGACCGTCGCCCTTGTCGTCGAAGTTGTATTCGCCCTCGGCACCGGGGAACTTCTTGATGGCGATGATCGCCTCGCGGATCTTTTGCGGATCGGTGGATCCAGCCTTGTTGATGGCCGCAGCCAGCACCGTAACCGCGTCGTAGGGCCACGAGCTCTGGTTGTCCGGCGCCACCTTGTAGGCATCGCGATAGGCCTTGCCGAACTTCTTCGAGCCCTCGCTGGACTCTTCCGCATAATCGGCGACGCCGTAGGTGCCGTACAGTGCGGGGCCTGCGAGTTTCAGGGCGGTGACGTTGACGATGGAGGGCGAGCCCACCCACGGAATACTGACGCCAAGCTGGCGCAGCTGCCGGGCGAAAATGCCGAGGTCGTTTTCGAAGGTGAAGTAGGAGCCGAGGATGTCGGCGCCGGACTGCTTGATGGCCAGCACGACCGGGGTGAAATCCTGGCTCTGGTTGGCATAGCCCTGATCGATGGCGATGGTGGCGTCGAGCTTGCCGAGCGCCTCGGTCAGCGCCTTGCCGCCGGCGGTGCCGAAGGCGTCGGTGGAATGCAGCACGGCCCACTTCTTCTTGCCGAGCGTCTTGACGCCGTAGTCGGCGATGACGCGGCCGGAATAGCTGTCATTGGGCCGGAAGCGGAACAGCCAGGGATTGCCAAGCTTGGTGAGATTGGGATCGGTGCCGCCGAACATCACCGGCTTGCCGAGCTTCAGCACGTCGGGCGCCATGGCGTGCACCTGGGTGGAGCGGATCGAGCCGAGGAAACCCACAATATCGGACTGCGCTGCGAGCTTGGAGAACGCCAGCACGATTCCGGGATTGGTGGTCTGGTCGTCCTCGATGATCAGTTCGATCTGCTTGCCGAGCACACCGCCGGCCTTGTTGATCGCCTCGACCGCGAGCTTGGCACCGCCAGTGGCGTATTTCCCGGCTTCGGCGGCCGGGCCTGTGATGGGCGCACACATGCCGATCTTGATGGTGGCACCCTGCGCCCGCGCGCTGCCAATGAGAGCGGGTGCGGCAATACCGGCCGCGAGACCAGCCGTAAAATCACGTCTCGTAAGCTTCATCGAATCCTCCCGTAAGAGGCCGGACTTGAGCGCCAGCCTTCTTTGATTGTCAGAGTTGAGCGAAAAATTCCGCGCGTGTCTACTCTCCGTTCGGCAAGTCTGTGTCTGCACAAACGTTATGCATGCCCGCGCACGACATATCATTCATCCGCATCGTCGCCCGCCACCGGCATTGTCATGAGACTGCCTTCCAGCGCATGCAGCATGTCCTGCAGATCCGCCAGCTTGCGCGCGCCAAACCGGCTGGCGATTTCGGCATAGATCGCCTCCGACGACGGCGCCACTGCGGCGATCAGCTTCACGCCGCTGTTGGTGATGGCCACAATGCTGCGACGCAAATCGGACTTCACCAATTGCCGCCTGATCAGCCGGCGCGCCTCCAGATCGCGCAGGATGCGCGACAGGCTCGGGCCGAGCAGACAGGCGACATTGGCCAGTTCCGTGACCTCGATCGCGCCGTGCGCCGACAGCGCGCGCAGGATGCGCCACTGCTGCTCGGTCAGCCCATGGGCGCGCAGCGACGGGCGGAAATGCCGCATCACGGATTCGCGGGCGCGCAGCAGCGCCATCGGCAGCGAACGCGAAAAGTCGCGCATCGGAACTTGCGTGCCGGATCCTGTGCTGCCCTTGCTGGCGGAGGTCATCGATATCCTGCATTCGGCCGCGTGCATCGCACAATGGAAATCCGCCGGAGCGGTTTGATCGGAGACACTTAACATGTTAATCGGTTTCGCGCAGGATACTTGCACGGCAATTCCCAGGAAGCGAGCCGCCAGATGCCGCATTTCACCATCGAATATTCCGCCAATCTCGACACGCAGATCGATATCGGCGCGGTGTGCGAGTTGGTGCGCAAGGCGGCGGTGGAGACCGGGGTTTTTCCGCTGGGCGGCATTCGCGTGCGCGCCATCCGCTGCCCGCATTACGCCATCGCCGACGGCCGGCCGGGGCTCGGCTTTCTCGACATGGTGCTGCGGATCGGCGAAGGCCGCGACCTCGCCACCCGCCACAAGGCCGGCGAGCATATCTTCCAGGTATTGTCCGATTATCTCGACCCGGTCTTCACCAGCAGCAACTTCGCGCTGTCGTTCGACATGCAGATCAACGACAAGGCCACCAGCTGGAAGCGCAACAACATCCACGATCTGCTGATCGGCGAGGCCCGGCATGGCTAAAGCTCCCATCGATTCCGCCGCCGTGTTCCAGGCCAACCGCGACCGCGCCGCACCTCTGCTGAAGAAACTCACCGGCGACGGCATCGGTCACATCATAGATGGCCAGATCGTGCCGTCGGCCTCCGGCGAGGTGTTCGAGACCACCTCCCCCATCGATGGCGCCGTGCTGGCGCAGGTGGCGCGCGGCAATGCGGCGGATATCGACCTCGCTGCCAAGGCGGCGCAGCGCGCATTTCGCGACTGGCGCGACATGCCGGCCGCCATGCGCAAGAAGCTGCTGCACCGCGTCGCCGACGCCATCGAGGACCGCGCCGACGACATCGCGGTGCTGGAATGCATCGACACCGGGCAAGCTCACAGATTCATGGCCAAAGCGGCGGTACGCGGCGCGGAAAACTTCCGCTTCTTCGCCGATAAATGCACCGACGCCCGCGACGGGCTGAACATGCCGGCCGATGAACACTGGAACGTGTCGACCCGGGTGCCGATCGGCCCGGTCGGCGTGATCACCCCGTGGAACACGCCGTTCATGCTCTCCACCTGGAAGATCGCCCCTGCCCTCGCCGCCGGCTGCACGGTCGTGCACAAGCCGGCGGAATGGTCGCCGGTCACCGCCGATCTGCTCGCGCAGATCGTCAAGCAGGCCGGCGTGCCCGACGGCGTGCTCAACACCGTGCATGGGTTTGGCGAGGAGGCAGGCAAGGCCCTCACCGAACATCCGGCCATCAAGGCCATCGCCTTCGTCGGCGAGACGTCCACGGGTGCGGCGATCATGGCGCAGGGCGCGCCGACGCTGAAGCGCGTGCATTTCGAACTCGGCGGCAAGAACCCGGTGATCGTGTTCGACGACGCCGATCTCGACCGCGCGCTCGATGCCGTGGTGTTCATGATCTACTCGCTGAACGGCGAGCGCTGCACCTCGTCGAGCCGGCTGCTGGTCCAGGACAGCATCGCGGACACCTTCATCGCCAAGCTGACCGCGCGGGTGAAGGCGCTACGCATCGGCCATCCACTCGATCCGGCCACCGAAGTGGGGCCGCTGATTCATGCGCGGCATTTCGACAAGGTGTGCTCCTATTTCGACATCGCCCGGCAGGACGGCGCCACCATCGCCGCCGGCGGCAAGGCGCATGACGGCCCCGGCGGAGGGCACTATGTGCAGCCGACGCTGGTCACCGGCGCGCGCAGCGACATGCGGGTGGCGCAGGAGGAAGTGTTCGGCCCGTTCCTGACGGTGATCCAGTTCCGCGGCGAGGACGAAGCCATCGAGATCGCCAATGCCGTGCCCTATGGCCTCACCGGCTATGTCTGGACCGGCGATGTGGGCCGCGCCCTGCGCGTCGCCGACGCGCTGGAGGCCGGCATGATCTGGCTCAATTCGGAAAACGTCCGCCATCTGCCGACGCCGTTCGGCGGCATGAAGTCGTCGGGCATCGGCCGCGACGGCGGCGACTACTCGTTCGACTTCTACATGGAAACCAAGCACGTTTCGCTCGCCAAGGGTACGCACAAGATCCAGAAGCTGGGCATCCCCTCATCCTGAGGAGCGGCCTTTTGGCCGCGTCTCGAAGGATGAGGGGTGCGCCTCATGGTTCGAGACGCGCGCAAGCGCGCGCTCCTCACCATGAGGACAACAACAAACGACGATGAGGAAACGCCATGCCGGTCCCGCAGCACGTCTTCGATCCCCCTTCAACATCCTGCGCGCCAGCCACGTGGTGCTGGATGTCACCAATCTTGCGGCGAGCCGCGCTTTCTACGAGACCACGGTGGGGCTGCATGTGGAGGACGCCGACGAGGATACGGTGTATCTGCGCGGCAGCGAGGAGCACCAGCATCACTCGCTGGTGCTGCGCAAGGCTGACAACGCCGCCTGTGCCCGGCTCGGCTTTCGGGCCGGCGACGAGAACGACCTCGACAAGGCCGCGTCGTTCTTCGCCGCCAACGGCATCGTCTACGCCTTTGTCGCACGCCCGTTCCAGGGCCGCACCCTGCAGTTCACCGATCCGTTCGGCTATCGCATCGAACTGGTTGCCAGCATGGACAAGCGTCCGCATCTGCTGCGCCGCTTCGATCTCTACAAGGGCTGCCATCCGCAGCGGCTCGACCATTTCAACGTGTTCGCGCCCGAACTGCAGGATACGGTCGAGTTCTATGCCCGACTTGGCTTCCGCCTCACCGAATATGCCGAGGAGGACGGCGAGAACGGCCGCATCGCCGCGGCGTGGATGCATCGCAAGGGCAACGTCCACGATCTCGCTTTCACCAACGGCCGCGGGCCGCGGCTGCACCATTTTGCCTATTGGGTGCCGACCGCGATGAATATCCTGCATCTGTGCGACGTGATGGCATCGTCGGGATACCTCAAGAACATGGAGCGCGGCCCCGGCCGCCACGGCATTTCCAACGCCTTCTTCCTCTACATCCGCGATCCCGACGGCCACCGCCTCGAACTCTACACCTCCGACTACCAGACCATGGATCACGATCACGAACCCTTGCGCTGGTCGCTGAAGGATCCGCGCCGCCAGACCCTGTGGGGCGCGCCGGCGCCGCGCTCGTGGTTCGAACAGGGCTCGCCATTCCCCGGTGAGGCCGTGCGCGAGCCGCTGTTCACGGCGGATGTGACCATTGCGGATTGAAGCCACGCAAATGTTGTCGTCGCCCGGCCGGCGCGCAATTGCGCGCCTGGACCGGGCGACCCAATATGCGCAGGGTTCTGCGTTGGCCACAGACGACGCCGGATACTGGGTCACCCGCTTTCGCGGGTGACGACAACCGAGTGTAAGGATC
It encodes the following:
- the hpaD gene encoding 3,4-dihydroxyphenylacetate 2,3-dioxygenase, translated to MRKRHAGPAARLRSPFNILRASHVVLDVTNLAASRAFYETTVGLHVEDADEDTVYLRGSEEHQHHSLVLRKADNAACARLGFRAGDENDLDKAASFFAANGIVYAFVARPFQGRTLQFTDPFGYRIELVASMDKRPHLLRRFDLYKGCHPQRLDHFNVFAPELQDTVEFYARLGFRLTEYAEEDGENGRIAAAWMHRKGNVHDLAFTNGRGPRLHHFAYWVPTAMNILHLCDVMASSGYLKNMERGPGRHGISNAFFLYIRDPDGHRLELYTSDYQTMDHDHEPLRWSLKDPRRQTLWGAPAPRSWFEQGSPFPGEAVREPLFTADVTIAD
- a CDS encoding 5-carboxymethyl-2-hydroxymuconate Delta-isomerase, with translation MPHFTIEYSANLDTQIDIGAVCELVRKAAVETGVFPLGGIRVRAIRCPHYAIADGRPGLGFLDMVLRIGEGRDLATRHKAGEHIFQVLSDYLDPVFTSSNFALSFDMQINDKATSWKRNNIHDLLIGEARHG
- a CDS encoding ABC transporter substrate-binding protein, whose protein sequence is MKLTRRDFTAGLAAGIAAPALIGSARAQGATIKIGMCAPITGPAAEAGKYATGGAKLAVEAINKAGGVLGKQIELIIEDDQTTNPGIVLAFSKLAAQSDIVGFLGSIRSTQVHAMAPDVLKLGKPVMFGGTDPNLTKLGNPWLFRFRPNDSYSGRVIADYGVKTLGKKKWAVLHSTDAFGTAGGKALTEALGKLDATIAIDQGYANQSQDFTPVVLAIKQSGADILGSYFTFENDLGIFARQLRQLGVSIPWVGSPSIVNVTALKLAGPALYGTYGVADYAEESSEGSKKFGKAYRDAYKVAPDNQSSWPYDAVTVLAAAINKAGSTDPQKIREAIIAIKKFPGAEGEYNFDDKGDGLHGYNIVKNDKGNIVFDKHIEFED
- the hpaR gene encoding homoprotocatechuate degradation operon regulator HpaR; the protein is MTSASKGSTGSGTQVPMRDFSRSLPMALLRARESVMRHFRPSLRAHGLTEQQWRILRALSAHGAIEVTELANVACLLGPSLSRILRDLEARRLIRRQLVKSDLRRSIVAITNSGVKLIAAVAPSSEAIYAEIASRFGARKLADLQDMLHALEGSLMTMPVAGDDADE
- the hpaE gene encoding 5-carboxymethyl-2-hydroxymuconate semialdehyde dehydrogenase, coding for MAKAPIDSAAVFQANRDRAAPLLKKLTGDGIGHIIDGQIVPSASGEVFETTSPIDGAVLAQVARGNAADIDLAAKAAQRAFRDWRDMPAAMRKKLLHRVADAIEDRADDIAVLECIDTGQAHRFMAKAAVRGAENFRFFADKCTDARDGLNMPADEHWNVSTRVPIGPVGVITPWNTPFMLSTWKIAPALAAGCTVVHKPAEWSPVTADLLAQIVKQAGVPDGVLNTVHGFGEEAGKALTEHPAIKAIAFVGETSTGAAIMAQGAPTLKRVHFELGGKNPVIVFDDADLDRALDAVVFMIYSLNGERCTSSSRLLVQDSIADTFIAKLTARVKALRIGHPLDPATEVGPLIHARHFDKVCSYFDIARQDGATIAAGGKAHDGPGGGHYVQPTLVTGARSDMRVAQEEVFGPFLTVIQFRGEDEAIEIANAVPYGLTGYVWTGDVGRALRVADALEAGMIWLNSENVRHLPTPFGGMKSSGIGRDGGDYSFDFYMETKHVSLAKGTHKIQKLGIPSS